A window from Salvia miltiorrhiza cultivar Shanhuang (shh) chromosome 2, IMPLAD_Smil_shh, whole genome shotgun sequence encodes these proteins:
- the LOC131008306 gene encoding uncharacterized protein LOC131008306 gives MPAPHKALVTAWRLLRDRLPTCDNLRKMKITLEEEKLQCSFCHEHSESSNHLFAICSRTQEMWNAIQKWLGVFTARPRSVTAHWMMFCCFGNEKKIRRLLKMVWVGSCWILWKKRNDKRFEGKKWTVEDVILEIKARTWCWYKTFGIFDKEMNFSVWSSEDLISRVM, from the coding sequence aTGCCTGCACCTCACAAAGCCCTGGTCACGGCATGGAGACTGCTACGAGATCGTCTGCCAACCTGCGATAATCTAAGGAAGATGAAGATCACTTTGGAAGAAGAGAAGCTTCAATGCTCATTCTGTCACGAACACAGTGAGTCCTCAAATCACCTGTTTGCCATTTGTTCCAGAACGCAAGAGATGTGGAATGCCATACAGAAGTGGCTAGGGGTCTTCACAGCTCGCCCTCGCTCGGTTACTGCGCACTGGATGATGTTCTGTTGTTTCGGCAATGAAAAGAAGATTAGGAGGTTACTTAAGATGGTGTGGGTTGGTAGTTGCTGGATTCTGTGGAAGAAGAGAAACGACAAAAGGTTTGAAGGAAAGAAATGGACGGTTGAAGATGTGATCTTAGAGATTAAAGCTAGGACTTGGTGTTGGTATAAAACATTTGGTATTTTTGATAAGGAGATGAATTTTTCTGTTTGGAGCTCCGAGGACTTGATCTCGAGAGTGATGTAA